One Candidatus Binataceae bacterium DNA segment encodes these proteins:
- a CDS encoding twin-arginine translocase TatA/TatE family subunit, whose translation MNPLEILLILAVALVVLGPERMPEVIRAAARILRELRAASNSVMRELSEAMEDDPPRSGQLPPPVSEPRDKPPGQS comes from the coding sequence TTGAACCCTTTGGAAATACTGCTGATTCTAGCCGTCGCCCTGGTAGTTCTCGGCCCCGAACGAATGCCGGAAGTAATCCGCGCCGCCGCCCGGATACTGCGCGAACTGCGCGCTGCAAGTAACAGCGTGATGCGCGAGCTGAGCGAGGCCATGGAGGATGACCCTCCACGCAGCGGTCAGCTCCCTCCTCCCGTGTCCGAGCCGCGTGACAAACCTCCGGGTCAGTCGTGA